CGGCGACCAGGACGGAACCAACTTCGATTTCGATAGCGCTGGAATAGAATTAAACGAAGAAGATGTGACTCCACCTATCGTTCATCCGGTATTCAACACTCCAAAGTATACTCCCTATGAAAAACTTCCTGATTATTTCCTCGCTGAGCTGCGCTTGGTTTAAGTAACATTCCTACAGTCAATTCTAATAACCATTCTATCAAATTTTAATTTTAAAAAAGTAATGAACAAATATTCATTCGATCTTCCTTACGACTATACTCAGTATGCAAGTGTAAGAGGATTTGTATATGCAAATTCTGAAGACGAAGCACGGGAAAAGGCGAAGCATTCAGAGAACTGGTTCGATGAAGAGTTCGAAGATTCCGATGACTCAGGAGATTCTTATTATAATTATGACGCATTAGAAGTTGAACTTGATACCGCTAATGTAACTCATGCTCCTATATCAACTATGGCTAGTGTAAACAATAATCCTTATCCTGATTACTTTCTTGCTGAACTTCACTTAGTCTAATTACTTCGGCACAATTCTTCTCTGCATATCCCTCATATTAATTTTAGAAACTCTAAAGCTTTTAATCATTTTATAAACTTAAACAATAAAAGGAACAAACTCATGTCCTGGAATTCCAATCCAAACAGCGGCGGCAGTCAAGCCTCCAACAGAAAAAACGTAAGATGTAATAACCAAGACTTCGATATTACAGGTCTATCAGGTGTTGCGCTTACCGACAGACTCAAAGCAATTGCCAGAGATAACGATATATCGAAATTTGATATATATGATTCTCTGAATGCAAATCTCGATGCAACACAGATTGAAGCAGGTAACTTTACCGGCGATTTGACTATCGTCCGTTTCAACGTTGCAGCTGCTTGAATTTGTAACGGTCAAGTTTAGCATTAACTAGATCTACTCAGTAGTTCGCCAACAGGTATTCTCTTTCTAAAAAAATCCTTATCAGGGTTTGATAATTTTAATATTGAATGAATTATCACTACTCATTGCTGATTTTATTAGGGAATACCTGTTTTAATTTAATTCAATTTGTGATCTATTCAGTGTTAAAAATTCCAAGAAAACATAATCAATTAATAAAAAATGTATGTCTTCAAATCAATCAGTACAAGAAAACCAAACGGCTCCCCGGGTCCCCAGTCAGCTCCCAGGTCAGTTGAACACTTCATTCTTTCAAAGAGTAGATGGGATTGAAGAGACCGTTTCATCTGAAAGTGCCGGGAAGAAATCAAAAAATAAATCTGTAACTAATACAAAAACCCGTCCAACTAAAGAATCAAAAATCCTCCGTCAGTCAGATAAGCATTTAGTGAATATCATCTCCCGGGAAATCAAATACAAAGACCTGAATGAGAAAATGCTGAAATCAAAGCAGGAAAACGTATTTATAAAGGAAGTATCAATCGAATCAGAAATCGATTATATAAATTCTTTAAAGCAATTGAAGGGGGTATTTAAAACGGAGCTCCAAACAGCAATTAACAAAGTAAACAGTCTTTATCAGACAGAGCTTGTTAAGCTTCAGCAGTTATACCGCTCAGCAGTTGTTGGGGAGTCGTTAATAGCGATTATTAAGACGATAAGTAAAAAAGACTGGTATCTGCTCATGAAGGATAACTCAGTTAATGCATATAAGTTCTACAATCCTCCCTTTGAAGTTACTGAAGGATATTTCAACTCAGGGATAGTTCACGAATATACATCTCCTGTATGTTCAATAAGAGGAATATATGTAAACATTCTGCATCACAAAATCACTCACGGAACAATACACCTTTCAACAATTGGGCAACATCCTAACTGTAATATTGGTGGATTTGGTCAAGCTTGTCCTGGAAGCTTTGAAGACAGAGATATATGTCTTGCTGATCCAAATAAACTATTAACTCTGCTTGAAGAAATATCCTCAACATATGAGAAGATTCATCTGGATAGCAGCTATTATAAACCGACAATTCCATTTGACGTTAAGCAGGAATATAAGTGGAAGGCCAGCTGATTCATAATCCAATGAAGTAGAGAAATAAGAAATTAGTAGAGTAAAAAGACTCATAAAATAAAATCAACAATCCTTTTAAAATGGAAAGCACAATAACAGAAATTAATAACAGGCAGTCAAAAATAATCCCTGACCTGTCCGGTGCTATTGCAATTGTTGCCGGACTTGGAGGAATTGGTTCCTGGGTAGCTTTAGACTTAGCTTTAATAGGAGTCGGTTCAATACTCATCTACGATACAGATAAAATAGAACCAAGTAATCTAAACAGAACTTTATTCAAAGAATCACAAATCGGACAATATAAAACTGACGCAGTAAAAGAATTAATTGCAGAGAGAAGAAAGGATTGTTTAGTTCTTTCATTCGAAGAATTCTTTGAAGCAGAGATGCTGAATAAATTAGACGGTGTGGAATACTTTTTTGACTGTACCGACACAACAAGACTCAAAGACTCGATGTATGAGTTTAAAGTAAAAAAGCAGATGGAGTTTGAAGAGCTTAAAAAGAAAGAAGAGGATAAGAATAAAGTAAAAAATAAATCAAAGAAAAATTCTGAGACTTCTCAAAACAATCAATCAAATTCAGGAGCTCAGTATGCTAATTACGGACCCGGAATTACTAATCAATATCCTGCACAATCTATAAATCAAATTCAGGAATACAAATTCCCTCAATATGTAAAGCTTGGATACGATGGATTCGAAGGAACTATCTGCCTGAATGATTTTAATGCCGGCAGATGGGGAACAGATTCAAGTTACACAATTACTCCCAG
The genomic region above belongs to Bacteroidota bacterium and contains:
- a CDS encoding ThiF family adenylyltransferase; this translates as MESTITEINNRQSKIIPDLSGAIAIVAGLGGIGSWVALDLALIGVGSILIYDTDKIEPSNLNRTLFKESQIGQYKTDAVKELIAERRKDCLVLSFEEFFEAEMLNKLDGVEYFFDCTDTTRLKDSMYEFKVKKQMEFEELKKKEEDKNKVKNKSKKNSETSQNNQSNSGAQYANYGPGITNQYPAQSINQIQEYKFPQYVKLGYDGFEGTICLNDFNAGRWGTDSSYTITPSFFGTPQMLSAAAVIEMLIVKNKNAFTKTVNVTTLLTLLHD